From the Candidatus Binataceae bacterium genome, the window ATCGCCGACGGCGAGGCGGTCGTGATCGGCGGGATCATGGAACACGTCGAACACGCCGGTATCCATTCCGGCGACAGCGCCTGCGTGCTGCCGCCGCGCACACTCGGCACCGTGATACAGGACGAACTGATACGACAGACCCGATTGCTCGCGCGCGAGCTCGGCGTGGTCGGCCTCATCAACGTGCAGTACGCGATCTACGACAGCGAGGTGTACATCCTGGAGGTCAATCCGCGCGCCTCGCGCACCATCCCGTTCGTCAGTAAAGCGATCGGCGTGCCGCTGGCCAAGCTCGCAGCGCTTGTAATGACGGGACGCAAGCTCGGCGAGCTCGGCTTTACCACCGAGCGCACGCCGGTTCACGTATCGGTCAAGGAGTCGGTTTTCCCCTTCGTCCGTTTCCCCGGCGTGGACACGATTCTCGGTCCGGAGATGAAGTCGACGGGAGAGGTGATGGGAATCGATCGCTCGTTCGCGATGGCTTTCGCCAAGGCGGAACTGGCGGCCTCGACCGATCTCCCCGCCGACGGTCGCGCCTTTATCAGCGTCCGCGACGAGGACAAGCCGGCGCTGGAGCCAATCGCACGCGGGCTTGCCACGATGGGGTTTCAGCTGATCGCAACCGACGGCACCGCCCGCCACATCCTGAGCCTGCGCATCCCCTGCGAAACCGTGAACAAGGTCGGGCAGGGATCGCCGCATGTCGTGGACCTGATGCGCGAGGGCAGAATTGCGATGGTGATCAATACACCCGACGCCTCGGGAACCGCCGACTCGCTTTCGATTCGGCGCACCGCGCTGGAGATGCGGCTGCCGTTCTTCACCACGATGGCCGGCGCGCAGGCGGCGGTCGAAGGTATCGCGGCGCTCAAGCGCGAGCGCCTCGAAGTGCGCGCGCTCCAGGACTACCATCAGAAGCCGCCGCCGGAGCAGGCGCGCGGATAGACGCGCCCGGGCGGACGCCATCCGGGTTGCGCCCCTCGCTTCGCGCAATGCCGCTCGACATGCAAACCCCGGTTGCCGCGCTCAGCGGCGTTGGCCCCAAACGTGCGGCCGCGCTCGCCGAGCGCGGTATCACGACCGTCGCCGACCTGCTCTTCAACCTGCCGCTGCGCTACCAGGACTGGCGCATCCGCACGCCGCTTGTCGAAATCAGGCCCGGGACCGCCGCTGTGGTGGAAGGACGTCTGCTCGGGCTCAAGGAGCGGCCGATGCGCGGGATGCGCTGGCGACGGATGGCCGTCGGATGGCTCCAGGACACCCACGGCGCACGCGTGCGCGTCGTGTGGTTCAATCTGCCCGCCTACATGAAGGGCCGCATGCCCGAAGGCGGGCGGGTCGTGATGCACGGGCGGGTCGGCGAGTCCCCCGACGGCACGCTCGAAATCATCCATCCCGAGGTTTACACCCTCGACGGCGGCGCGCCGCCCGCCGTACGTCCCGTCTACAGCCTGCCATCGGAGATCGGCCAGCGTGTCTACAGTGCGCTGGTTTCGCAGGCGCTGGACGGGATCGGCGGCCGAGTGGAGGGCGCGGTGCCGCCCGAGTTGCGCGCCGAGGCGGCCCTGATGCCGCCGTACGACGCGCTGCGCTTTCTGCATCAGCCGCCCGCCGACGCCGAGCCGGCCGCTCTGGAGGCAGGCGAGAGCCCGGCGCAGTATGCGCTTGCGTTCGACGAGATGTTCGCCTTTCAGCTCGCGGTGGCTATCGACCGCATGCGGGCGGCGCGGCGGACCGGCGCGCGTATCGACGCCCTGCCGACACTGAGCGCGCGCCTGCTGGCGACGCTGCCGTTCGCGCCGACCCGCGCGCAGCTTCGCGCGATCGACGAGATCGGCGCCGACCTTTCCGGGCCCCATCCGATGAACCGTCTACTGATGGGCGATGTGGGCAGCGGCAAGACGCTGGTCGCGCTGTGGGCGGCGCTGCGCGCGGCGGAGTCGGGATGGCAGGTCGCAATGATGGCGCCGACCGAACTGCTCGCCGAGCAACACTACCAGAGCTTCGCCCGGCTGTGCGCGCCGCTCGGCGTACCGGCCGCGCTCCTGCTTGGCAAGACGCCGCCGGCCGAGCGCGCCCGTACGCTGCGCCTGCTCGCCTCCGGCGCGCTGCCCATCGTCTTCGGCACCCAGGCGCTGATCCAGGAAGGTGTCGCATTCGGCCGGCTGGGTCTGGCCATCGTCGATGAACAGCATCGCTTCGGTGTCTTCGATCGCGCGCGGCTGAAAGCGCTGGGACCGAGCGCTCACGCGCTGCTGATGACGGCGACGCCGATCCCGCGAAGTCTCGCGTTGACCCTGCTTGCCAACCTCGAAATCTCCGTGCTCGACGAGATGCCGCCCGGCAGGACACCGATCAGGACCGAGGTTTTCACCGAGGATCGGATGGCTGAAGTTGACGCGGCGGTGCGCCGGGAACTCGAAGCCCGCCGGCGCGCCTACTACGTGGTGCCGCTGATCGAGAGCGATGATGACAGCGACGAACGGATGTCGGTTTCCGCGATGGCAGAGCGGCTGAACACAGGAGCGCTCGCCGGGTTCAAAATCGGCACGCTGCACGGCAGGATGCGCCCGGCGGACAAGGAGCGGGCGATGCGCGCCTTTCGCGACGGCGCGCTCGACGTGCTGGTCTCGACCACTGTGGTCGAAGTCGGCATCGACGTTCCCGAAGCGAGCGTAATCGTCGTGGTCGCGGCCGAACGCTACGGCCTCGCCCAGCTCCATCAGCTGCGCGGCAGGGTAGGGCGGGGCGCGGCGGCATCGCGATGCTGCCTGGTGCTGTCGCGCGGCGCGGACGCCCGCGCGCGCAAGCGGCTCGAGGTGATGGCGCGCGCAGGCAGCGGGGCTGAAGTCGCGCGCGCCGACCTCGAGATGCGCGGCCCAGGCGACCTGCTCGGCGCCCGCCAGAGCGGCGCGCTGCCGCTGCGCTTCGCTGACTTTATCCGCGATATCCGGCTTATCGAGCAGGCGCGCGCGCTGGCGGAGCGATGGCTAGTGCGCGACCCGGCACTGGAATCGCCAGCTTCCGCCGGCACGCGCGCGGCGCTCAGGCGGATGCTGGATTTCGGCTTCAGCCTGGGCGATGTAGGCTAGAAGGGATGGCGCGGGCCAGACGGTCGAATTCAAAGCGAGCGACGGCAAGCGGCGAAATCCGCAGGCGCCATGAAGTTTCGGCCGGCGGCGTGATCTGGCGGCGCAATTCCGCCGGCTCATACCAGGTCGCCCTGGTGCGCCCGGCAGGACGCAGGACCTGGGTCCTGCCCAAGGGGCATCTCGAGCCCGGTGAGAGCCCGCTCGACGCCGCGCGGCGGGAGGTGCGCGAAGAAACCGGGCTGACTGTCGGCGCAGTGCAGCCGCTGGGCGACATCTCCTACGTCTTTTCCGCCCATGCGCGGGGCGAACCGCTCACCCGTATTTTCAAGCGCGTGCATTTTTTCCTGATGGAATGCGTAGGCGGCGACCCCTCCGCCCACGACGCCGAAATCGACGAAGTCGTCTGGCTCAGCTTCGACGACGCGCTCAGGCGCGCCACCCACGCGAGCGAACAGGCGCTCATCGCCAAGGCGCGCCAGCTGCTCGGCGCCTAACGTTCGTCAGCCACCGTCTCGGCCGGCGCGCTTCGCGGCGCACCGTCTGATGCCGCCTCGTCGATTACGCTCGCGCGCCACAGCGCTGGCTTCAGCTCGGCGAAATGCGCGGCGCCGGGGCCGATCACGGCGAGCACCGTATTGCCGCGCCGATCGACGCCGTGGAGCGTCGCGCCCGCGCTTGCGGGAAGCCGATTCAGGATGCCCTGGTACACGCCGGCGAACGCGGCGGCGGTGTCGCCGTCGTCCAGCGCAACGATCCAGATAACGGTCAGCGCGCCGTCCTTCTCCAGCACCGCCATCCGATCGCCGCGCCATCCGCGTGCCAGCACCACCTGCGGTTGATCGCTCGGATTGCGCTGCAGGACGACGCGCAGGAGCAGCTCGCCGTAAGTGTTATGCGCGACCGCGCGCCAGCCGGGCAGCACCCGCTCCCATCCCGCTATCGTTATCGTGACCGGCGAAGCGGAGCGGTCGAAGTAGGACACCGGGTCGATGAGTTGCCGCGTCGAGGCCGGCGGCCGGGCGTAAAGCGCGTTGACCGCGGCCCATCCGCCGCGCTTGTACGCCTCGCCCACAAAGCGCGTTCCTTCGGCGTACTGGAAGATTAGCGATTCGCGCAGCGCGGCCGGCGTACCGGGCGATTCGGCGTCGAACATCCGCGGCATCTGCGCAAGATGCCTTACCAGCTCGTCGATCCGTGCCGCGCTAAGCCCGCCCTCGACGTAGCCATAGGCCGTCAGCGTGGCGTCGCCCTCAGCGATCGATTTCAGCGCGAGCTTGCGGTCGTCGTCCGAGCGGATGCGGTCGAGCGCGCGATGGATATCGAAGTGCTGATCCTGGAGCGCGTGGGTCAATTCATGCGCGATCAGCATCTCGTTGGCAGGATCGCTGCCGGTAAACAAGCCCGCGAGCCCCTCGAGCACGCTGTGCGGCGCCTTGCCCTGGACCAGGATCATCTCGTTGTTTCCAGGGTAATAGAAGCCGGCGACCTGGCTGTCGAGCATTCGCATCGTCTGCCCCTCAAGGTCGGTCGCAGGTGCGTACAGCCCGGTCATCGCGCCGACCCGCGCCGCGCGCGCGAGCGCCACATCGCCTCCGCGGCTGGTCACCTCGCATTGCAGCACCCGGTCGGCTTGCTCGGGACTCATCACCACCAGGGGCACGGCGCTCTTGAAGGTCAGACCGCGGAACTCCTGCAAACCCGCATAGATCTGATCCGCCTTGGCGCGGTTGACCTTGCCGCCGCTGACCACCGCATACGCGCATCCGGCAAGTCCGAGCGCGAGCAACGCGCCGATTCGATGGCGGCGATGCGACTGGTCGCCTGCGGCCTGGCGGCTGATGCGATGCGTGAAGCCCTTCATCAGCGTATCGCCACCTGCATAGCTTGCCTTGACCGCGGCGGTGCCCCGGCTTGCAACGGAGCAGAACTCGCCGGCGCCGCGGGCGGCGGCGCCGTTATCCTGCTCGCCTTCCATAGTGACGGTCCGAGCTGCTTGAAGTGCGCGGCCGGCTCGCCCACCGCAACAAGGACCGCATCCTGGCGCCTCGCGACGCGATAGGCGGTGTGGTGGCCGTGCAGGCGCTCGAGCACTTTTGTGTAAACGGCGGCAAAGCGAGCCGCGCTATCGGTGTCGCGAAACGCGATCAGCCAGATCACGCTTACGGCCTTGCCCTTGCGCAGCATTACGATTCGGTCGCCCGCCCATTTGTTGGCGAGCGCGAAGTCCGGCGACGTCCTGCCGCGCGTGTTCTCCAGGATGATCCGCAGACCCAGCTCACCCAACGTGTCCTCGTCGGCCTTGTGCCATCCACCAAGCACCGCCTCGTAGCCGCCGACGTTCACGCTGTCGGGCGGTGCCGGATGGTCATAGTAGAGCTCGGGGTTGAGAATCTGTTGGGTGGACTGCGGAGGGTTGCGGTACAGCCGGTCCACCGCGGTCCATCCTCCGTGCTTGTAGGCTTCGGCGACAAAGCGCACGCCATCGGTGTACTGGAAAATCAACGGCTGCGCCACGCCTCGGGGCACGCCGGCGGCGGCGCCGGTGAAGGCCTGCGCAAAGCTCTGCAGGTTTCCAATGAGCGAGGCGAGCAGGGTCGGATTGATCCCGCCGAGCATGAAGGCATAGCCGGCGATTGTCGCGTCGCCCTCGGCCACGGCGTGCAGCGCAAGCGAGCGGTCGCCGTTGGTCTTGAGCTTTTCGTCCTCGGCGCCGAAGTCGAAGTTCTGGTCCTGGAGCGCGTGGGTGAACTCATGCGCCAGGATCATCCGCGAGAGCTTGGCGCGCACCTCGGGCGGCTGGCCGGGAAACTCCCGGGTGAGCGCGCCGCTGACCATCACCATCTGCCTGGTGTGGAAGTCGTAAAATGCTATCACCTGGCTTTCGAGCAGGCTCAGGTTGGCGGCCCGCAGATCGATTCCGCGCGGGTACAGCCCGAGCATTGCGCCGGCGCGCCCATCGGCGTCGATCTGCTCCGGCGTGTATTCGCGATCGATTTCCGCCGCCAGCATCCGGGTGGCCTGCTCCGACGTACGTTCCGCTATCGGCACGCCGTGCTTGAGTTTCAGCGCCCGCACGCGCTGGATTCCCTGCTCGACGGCAGCGGCCTGCTTCTGAGCGGGGCCCGATGCCTCGCCCGCGCCGGGCGTCCCATGGGCGGACGGGCTCGGCCGCGGAGACGGCGAGCCCTGCGCGGGCGTCGGCGCCGGCGCGCCGAACGCAGGAGTCGTCGTGAGCAGGAAAGCGATTAACGCGCGGGACAGGAGCCGGAGCAGGGCAGGGCGCGCGCGTGGTTTCATTCGTTGAGGATTATGATGGGCAGGCCGAGGCGCGCCATCTGAGCCGCACGCGCCCGGGCCTCGTCGCGGGTCGCGAACCCGCCCATCCGCACACGGTAGTAGCGCCTGTCGCCGGTAGCAAGCTCGTCGACGCTGACGTCGCGCCAGGAGGCGGCAAGCCGCGCGCGCAGGCGCTCGGCATTGGCGGGCGCGGCGAACGATCCGACCTGAACGAAGTATTGCGGGCGCCCGGCGGGGTCGGCAGCCACCGTCTGCACCAGGTCCATCCGCACCCGCGCCGTCCCCGGCCCGACCATCCCAAGCGCGCGCGCCGCTCCCCACGAGAGATCAATCGCGCGTCCCTTGACGAACGGCCCGCGGTCGTTGATTCGCACCTCGACCGCGCGCGCGTTGTCGAGGTTGGTGACCACGACCAGCGAGCCGAGCGGAAAAATGTTCGACGCCGCGGTGAGGTCCGCCTGGTCGTAAATCTCGCCGTTCGCAGTCGGTTTGCCGTGGAAGCCGGGGCCATACCACGAGGCGACGCCGACGACCGAACGGATCGGCGCGGGAGCGCCCGGAGCCGGCGGTGGTGTGAAAGCCACCGGCGGCGTTCGCGCGGCGCATCCCGCCATCATCGCGCATCCCGCGACGATCGCCGCGCCGCCCACGAACGCGCCACTCAGCCGCCCAGGCCTCCGCACCACCACATCCGCCTCCTGCGCGCGATTATAGACGGCACGAGCCACGCGCAGAAGCCGGTCTGCCGCGCCGCGAGCGCGTCTGTTGACAGCCGCAAAGCCGTGCGGTTCAGGACCCGCGCGGTTGCGTGGTAACATCGGCGCTGACCTGCAGTCTGGCATCGGCGCCCGTCATGTTGCTGAGCAGAGAAGAGCTGGAAGAACTCGAGGCACGTAACCTTGCGCCTTACGCGATGCGTTCGCGTGACAGCCGTGGGCGGCGCTTTAGCGAGCCCGCGCATGCGATGCGCACGGCTTTCCAGCGCGACCGCGACCGCATCATCCACTCCGCCGCTTTCCGCCGTCTGGAGTACAAGACCCAGGTCTTCGTCAACCACGAGGGCGATTACTACCGCACGCGGCTCACGCACACGATGGAGACGGCGCAGATCACGCGCACGGTCGCGCGCGCGCTCGGGCTCAACATCGAACTCGCAGAGGCGGTCGCGCTCGCCCACGACCTCGGCCATACGCCGTTCGGCCACGCGGGCGAGAAGATCATGCGCGAACTGATGGCGCCGCACGGCGGCTTCGACCACAACGCGCAGAGCTTGCGCACGGTGGACTGGATCGAGGTGCGCTATCCGAACTTCCGCGGGCTCAATCTCACCTTCGAGGTCCGCGAGGGGATCATCAAGCACTCCGACTTTCGCGCGCGCCCCGCCGCGCAGGAGTTCGACGCCGCGCTCTATCCCTGCCTGGAGGCGCAGATCGTCGATCTGGCGGACGAGATAGCTTACCTCGCGCACGACGTGGACGACGGGCACAAGGCGCAGATGCTGACGCTCGACGAGCTTAACCGTTCGCGCCTGTTCCGCGAATCAGACGCCGCGGCCCGCGCCGCCAGCCCCCACGCCGCGGCGGGCGTCGCGCGCTACCAGACCGTGATCCGGATGATCGATGCGATGGTGACCGACCTCGTCACCAACATCGACGCCGAGCTCAGACGTGCGGCAATCCAGAGCGTGGACGACGTGCGGCGCGCCGGCCGCGCGCTTGCCGGCTTCAGCCCCGCGATGGCGCCGATGGTCGAGGAGCTCAAGCAGTTGATGCGCGAGCGCCTGTACCGGCACTACCGGGTGAGCCGGATGACCGGCAAGGCGGCGCGGGTGCTCGAAGCCTTGTTCAACGCTTACATGGGCGATCCGCACCAACTGCCCGACCATATCCTGCGCCGCGTCGAGGCCGACGGCGAGCCGCTGGCGCGGGTGATTGCCGACTATATCGCCGGGATGACAGACCGGTTCGCGCTTGACGAGTACCGCAAGCTTTTCGACCCCGATGAGCGCGTCTGACGGCACCGTGCGCGGCGCCGCGCGAGGGCGAAGTACGTCGCGCCTGATCATCCGGCGCGACGACCACGTCGGCGATGCGCTGGGCTTCGCCTTCCTCGAGGCGGCAAGCGGCGACCACGAGACAATAATCGACCGTCTGCGCGAGTACCTCGGTCCGCGGATCAAAATCGTGCGCGCCGAAGCGAGCGCAGAGCAGATCGAGATCGAAGTCAGCGTGCGGCGGCTTGCCGAGGAGGCGACGCGGCTGGCGCTGGCTGCCGACGCGCTCAGCCACAAGGGAGCGCGGCGCAATGCCCAGTCTTTATTTAAAGAAGCACTCGAACTTGATCCTCTGAACGTCGCCGCCTTGCGCGGGATGGCCACCCTGCTGGCCGCGCGGGAGGACTGGACCGGAGCGCTTAGGACGCTGTGCCGGGCGCGTGAGGCGGGTGGCGAGAGCGCCGAGCTGCTGCACGAGCTTGGCCGCGTCGCGGCAGCTTCCGAGCGCACAGCGGCAGCGGTCGCCTATCTGGAACGCGCCTGTGAGCTTGCGCCCGACAATTTCGCGATTCGGCGCACGCTGGCCGACCTCGGGCGCAAGCCGCGCGCGACGCGCCAGGCGCGGGCGCGAGCAACGGCAAATCCGGGCCGAACACGCGACAACGCCCGGTAGCAATTCGAACTCGGCCAGCGTTCTCTCGGGCGCGGCGCAATATGGAATTTGAGAAAGCGCTACGAAAGTAGGAGACTGGTCACACTCGCACAATCAAACGCCCCGATGCGGCGCGAGGGCGCCGATCCGCGGTACGATCGGGTAGGGCTGCGCTGCGGCGTGACCGGTTACGCGCATCCGGGGGATGGCGTCTGACCACGCGCGGGACGCCCGTTATCCAGTGAGCGCGCAATTCCAACGTCCTGGAGGGAGGGACCTGTCATGAAGCATGCAAACCACTGCTACGGCCTGTTGGCGCTCTTCTTCGGCGGAATCGTCGGCAGCGGGCTCGCCACGCATTTCTGGCCGCGCGCCGACGCCTTGGCCGCTGCCCGCCATAGCCGCGTCGTTCGCGCGGAGAAATTCGAGTTGGTCGCGCCCGACGGCAGCCAGCGCGGCCTGATGCAAGTGACGGCGCGCGGGATGGCCGCTCTTGCACTCTACGACGCCGCCGGAAGGAGCCGCGCCGAGCTCAAGACGATGGCCGACGGTTCGTCGGCGGTCGCGTTTTATGACGCGATGGGCCGGCGGCGCGCGGTGGTCGGCCAAAGCCACGGCGGGCGCGGCGGTATCGCCGTCTATGGGCCCAACGGCACGCAGCTTGCCGGGCTGAGCGCCGCGCCAAACGGCGAGGCGAGTCTCACCCTCTACGATCAGTCGGGCAAGGCGCGCGCGGGACTCGGCCTGCCCGCGACCGGGCAGCCCGCGCTCGCCCTGTTTGATCAGAACGGCAAGGAGCGCGCCCAGCTCTATCTCAAGTCCAACGGCAATCCGGGTCTTGCGCTCGCCAGCGCCGACGGCAAAACGATCGCCGGCTTGCCCGCAGGCAACGCCGCGTCATCGCAACCATAGAACGTCCGACAAGTTGACGCGAAGCGAAGGAGGCTTTGCGATGGATCGTCGGTCGAGAAAGGCGTTTGTGCTAGTTTTTGCGGCGGCGTGCGTGATCGCCGCTGTGGGATGCAGCGGGCAGCCGCTCTCGACGCGCGAGAAGGGGACCCTGCTCGGCGGCGGACTCGGCGCGGCAACCGGCGCAATTATCGGCGCGGCCGTGGGCGCGCCGGGCGCGGGCGCGGCAATCGGCGGCGCGCTGGGCGGAGTCGGCGGCT encodes:
- a CDS encoding tetratricopeptide repeat protein — protein: MSASDGTVRGAARGRSTSRLIIRRDDHVGDALGFAFLEAASGDHETIIDRLREYLGPRIKIVRAEASAEQIEIEVSVRRLAEEATRLALAADALSHKGARRNAQSLFKEALELDPLNVAALRGMATLLAAREDWTGALRTLCRAREAGGESAELLHELGRVAAASERTAAAVAYLERACELAPDNFAIRRTLADLGRKPRATRQARARATANPGRTRDNAR
- a CDS encoding glycine zipper domain-containing protein: MDRRSRKAFVLVFAAACVIAAVGCSGQPLSTREKGTLLGGGLGAATGAIIGAAVGAPGAGAAIGGALGGVGGFAVGNEMQNQEAAQQQTQSQLQTQQQEIERQRREIERLQQQSETE
- a CDS encoding septal ring lytic transglycosylase RlpA family protein, whose protein sequence is MVRRPGRLSGAFVGGAAIVAGCAMMAGCAARTPPVAFTPPPAPGAPAPIRSVVGVASWYGPGFHGKPTANGEIYDQADLTAASNIFPLGSLVVVTNLDNARAVEVRINDRGPFVKGRAIDLSWGAARALGMVGPGTARVRMDLVQTVAADPAGRPQYFVQVGSFAAPANAERLRARLAASWRDVSVDELATGDRRYYRVRMGGFATRDEARARAAQMARLGLPIIILNE
- a CDS encoding deoxyguanosinetriphosphate triphosphohydrolase, coding for MLLSREELEELEARNLAPYAMRSRDSRGRRFSEPAHAMRTAFQRDRDRIIHSAAFRRLEYKTQVFVNHEGDYYRTRLTHTMETAQITRTVARALGLNIELAEAVALAHDLGHTPFGHAGEKIMRELMAPHGGFDHNAQSLRTVDWIEVRYPNFRGLNLTFEVREGIIKHSDFRARPAAQEFDAALYPCLEAQIVDLADEIAYLAHDVDDGHKAQMLTLDELNRSRLFRESDAAARAASPHAAAGVARYQTVIRMIDAMVTDLVTNIDAELRRAAIQSVDDVRRAGRALAGFSPAMAPMVEELKQLMRERLYRHYRVSRMTGKAARVLEALFNAYMGDPHQLPDHILRRVEADGEPLARVIADYIAGMTDRFALDEYRKLFDPDERV
- a CDS encoding NUDIX hydrolase — encoded protein: MARARRSNSKRATASGEIRRRHEVSAGGVIWRRNSAGSYQVALVRPAGRRTWVLPKGHLEPGESPLDAARREVREETGLTVGAVQPLGDISYVFSAHARGEPLTRIFKRVHFFLMECVGGDPSAHDAEIDEVVWLSFDDALRRATHASEQALIAKARQLLGA
- the recG gene encoding ATP-dependent DNA helicase RecG; the encoded protein is MQTPVAALSGVGPKRAAALAERGITTVADLLFNLPLRYQDWRIRTPLVEIRPGTAAVVEGRLLGLKERPMRGMRWRRMAVGWLQDTHGARVRVVWFNLPAYMKGRMPEGGRVVMHGRVGESPDGTLEIIHPEVYTLDGGAPPAVRPVYSLPSEIGQRVYSALVSQALDGIGGRVEGAVPPELRAEAALMPPYDALRFLHQPPADAEPAALEAGESPAQYALAFDEMFAFQLAVAIDRMRAARRTGARIDALPTLSARLLATLPFAPTRAQLRAIDEIGADLSGPHPMNRLLMGDVGSGKTLVALWAALRAAESGWQVAMMAPTELLAEQHYQSFARLCAPLGVPAALLLGKTPPAERARTLRLLASGALPIVFGTQALIQEGVAFGRLGLAIVDEQHRFGVFDRARLKALGPSAHALLMTATPIPRSLALTLLANLEISVLDEMPPGRTPIRTEVFTEDRMAEVDAAVRRELEARRRAYYVVPLIESDDDSDERMSVSAMAERLNTGALAGFKIGTLHGRMRPADKERAMRAFRDGALDVLVSTTVVEVGIDVPEASVIVVVAAERYGLAQLHQLRGRVGRGAAASRCCLVLSRGADARARKRLEVMARAGSGAEVARADLEMRGPGDLLGARQSGALPLRFADFIRDIRLIEQARALAERWLVRDPALESPASAGTRAALRRMLDFGFSLGDVG